From Bacillus rossius redtenbacheri isolate Brsri chromosome 16, Brsri_v3, whole genome shotgun sequence, a single genomic window includes:
- the LOC134540403 gene encoding uncharacterized protein LOC134540403, with product MACCFKWCLRSRKAREKSAAPSADDEAEEEEESDNDCELPPVRHMAADSPAHRHLQALAELSPPGDCSLDELLRLSEAFPLRFPPGALRCRDLLARRRSEDHLRRHANSAYPLLHEGALHLYVDYLQHKLRHGSGVERRLYEGASVADLVQRLLSRRAACYSPEADDDDSYLLVTGERGSGGWELVGTDGELPPLVLGTCLSHDEIKLSALLCVSSESDFADPAQPCGVAVGVARTRVDRPGLLDWQDVVVDDDDEAGGSSSPWRRLWSGFYGVEPRQAARRRRFSELPSGQVVDGLVLAKRVGVSAETLLLEAQHRAAVAKTKAHVHVGSRLAPQQQDVFLDAFADCLRRLSPVLSHVSDVHFAGFRERECGGVPAGGVIGGKTPDDGDEDEEEAGIRVHFCGRALPRVPDGRLLVVAYPLQGNSLPGNELWLGGGGDSSGEEAGLGLACELHNPHVNACKVSGDNLHVACARWGVLHVAEYARRKLQSLH from the coding sequence AGGAAGGCGCGCGAGAAGTCCGCCGCGCCCTCCGCGGACGACGaggcggaggaggaggaggagagcgACAACGACTGCGAGCTGCCGCCCGTGAGGCACATGGCCGCCGACAGCCCGGCGCACCGCCACCTGCAGGCGCTCGCCGAACTGAGCCCGCCCGGGGACTGCTCCTTGGACGAGTTGCTCCGCCTCAGCGAGGCCTTCCCCTTGCGCTTCCCGCCGGGCGCGCTCCGCTGCCGCGACCTGCTCGCGCGCCGCCGCTCCGAGGACCACCTCCGCCGGCACGCCAACTCGGCCTACCCCTTGCTGCACGAGGGGGCGCTCCACCTGTACGTCGACTACCTGCAGCACAAGCTCCGGCACGGCAGCGGCGTCGAGAGGCGCCTGTACGAGGGCGCGTCCGTCGCGGACCTGGTGCAGAGGTTGCTGAGCCGCCGCGCGGCTTGCTACTCGCCGGAGGCGGACGACGACGACTCCTACCTGCTGGTCACCGGAGAGCGCGGCTCCGGCGGCTGGGAGCTCGTCGGCACGGACGGCGAGCTACCGCCCTTGGTGCTGGGCACCTGCCTCAGCCACGACGAGATCAAGCTCTCGGCGCTGCTGTGCGTGTCTTCCGAGAGCGACTTCGCCGACCCGGCGCAGCCTTGCGGGGTCGCGGTCGGCGTGGCGAGGACCCGGGTCGACCGCCCGGGGCTGCTGGACTGGCAGGACGTGGTGgtcgacgacgacgacgaggCGGGGGGCTCCTCGTCGCCTTGGAGGCGGCTGTGGTCCGGCTTCTACGGCGTGGAGCCGCGGCAGGCGGCCAGGAGGAGGAGGTTCTCCGAGCTGCCGTCGGGGCAGGTGGTGGACGGGCTGGTGCTGGCGAAGCGCGTGGGAGTGTCCGCCGAGACGCTCCTGCTGGAGGCGCAGCACCGCGCGGCGGTCGCCAAGACCAAGGCTCACGTGCACGTGGGCTCCCGGCTGGCTCCCCAACAGCAGGACGTGTTCCTCGACGCGTTCGCCGACTGCCTGCGCCGCCTGTCGCCGGTGCTGTCGCACGTGTCCGACGTGCACTTCGCGGGCTTCCGCGAGAGGGAGTGCGGCGGGGTGCCCGCGGGGGGAGTCATCGGCGGGAAGACCCCCGACGACGGCGACGAAGACGAGGAGGAGGCGGGGATCCGCGTGCACTTCTGCGGCCGCGCGCTCCCGCGGGTCCCAGACGGCCGGCTGCTGGTCGTCGCCTACCCCCTGCAGGGCAACTCGCTGCCCGGGAACGAGCTCTGGCTGGGCGGCGGCGGGGACTCCTCGGGGGAGGAGGCGGGCCTCGGCCTGGCGTGCGAGCTGCACAACCCGCACGTCAACGCGTGCAAGGTCAGCGGCGACAACCTGCACGTGGCGTGCGCGCGCTGGGGCGTGCTGCACGTCGCCGAGTACGCGCGCAGGAAGCTGCAGTCCCTGCACTGA